One segment of Ignavibacteria bacterium DNA contains the following:
- a CDS encoding M28 family peptidase yields the protein MRIFLDLAQVLTPYGHEQLLHRYIPKPHRIDSFGNVFVTVGRAPTVMFASHMDTYPLIDDVGPVDIRWSRGMLATDGTTNLGADDRAGMALMIDMINHNVPGLYAFFVGEELGRLGSIYAAEHWSANRYIDTVRAVVAFDRRGTTSVITHQRGIETCPTPTAQRIASALNAHGMNYAPDPTGGSCDSRSFVGIGQIDNCTNISVGFTMSTPSTNASILTT from the coding sequence ATGCGCATATTCCTCGATCTCGCGCAGGTTCTAACGCCCTATGGTCATGAACAACTGTTGCACAGATATATCCCAAAGCCACATCGCATCGATTCATTTGGCAACGTTTTTGTAACGGTTGGGCGAGCACCCACCGTGATGTTCGCTTCACACATGGACACCTACCCACTTATCGACGATGTGGGGCCCGTTGATATCCGCTGGTCCAGAGGCATGCTCGCCACGGACGGGACAACCAATCTCGGAGCAGATGATAGAGCAGGTATGGCACTGATGATTGATATGATCAATCACAACGTACCCGGACTTTACGCATTCTTTGTTGGAGAGGAGCTCGGACGCTTAGGATCCATCTATGCAGCAGAGCATTGGAGTGCCAATCGATACATTGATACAGTGCGTGCTGTAGTCGCGTTTGACCGTCGAGGTACAACTTCCGTCATTACTCACCAAAGGGGCATAGAGACCTGCCCCACGCCCACGGCTCAGAGAATTGCCTCGGCATTGAACGCGCATGGTATGAATTACGCTCCAGACCCAACTGGAGGCTCATGTGACTCTAGATCGTTCGTTGGTATCGGTCAGATCGACAACTGCACAAACATATCTGTTGGTTTCACGATGAGCACACCGTCCACGAACGCCTCGATATTGACCACCTGA
- a CDS encoding ankyrin repeat domain-containing protein: MMHKNSQSMNTLREIIAHDDVLRLRTFIRPVHPFDQYETDYLELLATSLRLRSWYCACYFLTRVNVQHYNDRAQSELLWASINSDEPDMYRLVQARPSVLLLPGLGDMNIPAYIASNALNGLAQSLAESWDGAWRSIEILPRIQHTMYSISATVQTLVPTPDTMKINACERVLARRRGRCEDTYLIQSALVKNDWILLDYLILNEPSTVTKALSSTGADARIPWILHRAASSNAGHALQSIAHLVDIEMNDERGNTPLHIAAMCGNITAVKKLIEVGADPAARNHNGDSPLDLCVSLTRTYVRCASLIAMHLPVQLRDEYRGRWWYLGAPETLRQLLYDPRQFESGNAQ, from the coding sequence ATGATGCACAAAAACTCACAGAGCATGAACACTCTGCGCGAGATCATCGCGCACGACGACGTACTGCGCCTCAGGACGTTCATACGTCCGGTGCACCCATTCGATCAATATGAGACCGACTACCTCGAACTTCTCGCAACATCACTGCGCCTGAGGTCGTGGTATTGTGCCTGCTATTTTCTCACCCGAGTCAATGTTCAGCACTACAACGACCGCGCACAGTCTGAATTACTGTGGGCTAGTATCAACTCAGATGAGCCCGACATGTACAGACTAGTGCAAGCAAGGCCATCAGTTCTGCTTTTGCCAGGCTTGGGTGACATGAACATTCCGGCGTACATCGCATCAAACGCACTCAATGGACTAGCACAATCATTGGCCGAATCGTGGGACGGAGCATGGCGATCAATAGAGATACTGCCGCGAATCCAGCACACGATGTATTCTATAAGCGCAACCGTGCAGACACTTGTACCTACTCCAGATACCATGAAGATTAATGCTTGTGAGCGTGTTCTTGCGAGGCGCAGAGGTCGCTGCGAGGACACGTATCTCATACAGTCTGCACTAGTCAAGAACGACTGGATACTCCTCGATTACCTGATTCTAAATGAGCCTTCAACTGTGACCAAGGCACTATCCTCCACAGGCGCTGATGCAAGGATCCCTTGGATTCTCCACCGCGCGGCATCGTCGAATGCCGGGCACGCCCTACAATCCATTGCCCACCTCGTGGACATTGAGATGAATGACGAACGAGGCAACACTCCCCTACATATCGCTGCAATGTGTGGCAACATCACCGCCGTCAAGAAGTTGATCGAGGTAGGCGCAGATCCAGCGGCCCGCAATCACAACGGAGACAGTCCACTTGACCTCTGTGTTTCACTAACTAGAACGTATGTTAGATGTGCGAGCTTAATCGCAATGCACCTACCGGTTCAGCTGCGTGACGAGTACCGCGGTCGTTGGTGGTATTTGGGCGCACCGGAAACGCTACGCCAACTTTTGTATGACCCGCGGCAATTCGAATCTGGGAATGCGCAGTGA